The Theobroma cacao cultivar B97-61/B2 chromosome 2, Criollo_cocoa_genome_V2, whole genome shotgun sequence genome includes the window GCTCAAGCAGGAAAGAACAAggtcaaaaaggaaaaagagcaATGTTGCTAGCAATTGGTAAAGAAAGTGCCATTCTTGGCTGGAAGTGCATGTGGTATAGAATTAGATAAAGGGGAAAAGGATTGTTGGTGTGAGGTTTTACTATAGACACGGTCTTCATCATCTGTACATGGATGCTGTATTTTGCTAGGAAAATGCTAGTCTATAGCAAGCTTCTGTAGGCAGGAAACTGAAGCTTCCATCATTGGTACAAACCCTACAAATTTAGTCCCGATCGATTGTACTTCTGTAAGTTGCCCTTTTCTTTGTTCCTAACTGTGTCAGTTACTAAATCAATGGCTTCCAAAGTAATATTCTTGTCCGAAACAAGACTTCAATATGCTGTGATAGCTTTAAtgcagatttttttttggttaagtTGACTGCTGTATGGTGCTTGTTTAATGATTTGGGTGCATTATCTGTCAAGAACttgttttaattgtttagactTTGTTTGATCTTTCTCTTGCAAACGTCTGGGATTGAACATGCAGATTTGTTGTCCGGTGAAGAAGAGAAGGGGAGAAAAGGGTGATGAAAATGGGGTCTCTGAAGCATGATTGGGCAGATAACAGTCAGGCAAGGCTGCCTCTTTTGGTCAGCTTTAGGGGAGATGAAGATACAGGTAGCCGATGGACGTATCTGAAAGTTACGAGAGCAAAAATCAAGAACTCTTGGGAtgatttgaaagattttggaAGGAAAGCATTGGAAATGGGTCGTTCTGATCCCAGGAAAGTCATATTTGCAATGAAAATGGGACTGGCATTGTCAATTGTGTCTTTGCTCATATTCTGGAAAGGATCATTTGAGGATATTGCACAGTATTCAATTTGGGCAATACTCACAGTCATAGTGATGTTTGAATTCAGTATAGGTATTAGCATCCTCATCGATTCAACATTACCCTAGATTAATTTTTGACTGTCTTTTCTGTTTCAAAATCAGTTTTGCTGAATTCCCAGAAAAAGttcattaatttcttttaagcAGGTGCAACCTTTATCAAAGGATTCAATCGCGGGTTGGGAACCCTCTGTGCTGGAATACTTGCATTTTGCTTTGCTGAGCTATCATTGGTGGCTGGCAAGTTCGAGGAAGGTGTTATTGTTATAAGTATTTTCGTAGCAGGTCAGTGTGATTGGAAAGGTTAATAAACTGTTTAGCTTGAAGCCAAAACAAACTCAATTCCTCCATTTTTAATTGTGTTTCTTTGCTGTGGATAGGATTCTGTGCATCCTATTTGAGGCTGTATCCGACCATGAAGCCTTATGATTACGGATTCCGAGTATTTGTATTAACATATTGCATCCTTATGATAGCCGGTAACAGGACTAGGGCATATACTGAGGCAATTTTGACTCGATTGGTACTCATTGCAGTTGGGGCTGGTGTTTGTTTTGttgtaaatatatgtatatatccGATTTGGGCTGGTGAATCTCTGCATAACTtagtggtgaaaaattttaaggatCTTGCCACTTCTTTGGaaggttgattttttttcaatttcagaAAGTTCTTTAATCTACCAATAGGTGCATCAATCTTACATTTCTTTGTTCAACATCTCGTTTTTTCCAGGCTGTGTTAATGGATACTTGAAGTGTGTTGAATATGAGAGAATTCCCTCGAAAATTCTTACATACCAAGCTTCTGATGATCCACTTTATAATTGTTATCGATCAGTGGTGCAGTCTACAAGCCAAGAAGATACTTTGGTACGTTGCAATTGCCATAATAGGTTTATGCAACAGTTTGGCTTGTTGGGCAAATGATTCCAGGGATTGTAAGGATTTTCAAATCTTTTGCAGCTTGGATTTGCAGTTTGGGAACCACCCCATGGCCGTTACAGAATGCGTAATTATCCTTGGGAGAACTATGTCAAAGTAAGTGGTGCAGTGAGGCATTGTGCATTCATGGTTATGGCACTGCATGGGTGCATCCTTTCAGAAATACAGGTGACTATATCCACAATTCTGCccatatttctttctttgataCCGTTACATAGAAGCACAATAATGCTGGAAAATCAACTGAAAGTAGCAGATAAGAtgaattgatgaatttaacACACAAAAATCTTTACAGTTTTAGGACTCCCAAAATAGGCTGCAGACTGCTGCCTTCTGATTTCTCAATGCAGAGCAACACCTAGGAAACCTGCTCCTCAATTTCACAAAACAGGAGTCCTTCAATTCAGTTCAGTAGTAAGGAAAATATGGTCATTCTATCTGAATGATTCTCAGCATTCTGAAATTGGTTTTGTCCTGGTTGGTTCAATGtgtatttttgaagaattatGTTTACTTTTACAATCTGAACTGCATGCGCTTAAGatcaacattaaatttaaacGTATGGTTGAGAgttttgacaaaaatttgaattatggAGGCTATGTAACTTTATGGTGTAGGCCATAGCTGACAAGCCATAACTcacttcctttttttcttcacatCATTCCTGTCATGATGTTCACAATGCAGGCCTCCCccgaaagaagaaaagtattCTCTAGCGAGCTTCAGAGGGTTGGGACAGAAGGTGCTAAAGTGTTACGAGAGCTCGGAAACAAAATAGAGAGAATGGAGAAACTGAGTCCTGGTGACATACTTCAAACTGTCCATGAGGCAGCCGAGCAGTTGCAGAAAAAGATAGACCAAAAGTCTTACCTTCTAGTGAATTCTGAGAGCTGGGAAATTCGGGCAAGGCCCAAGGAACTCGAAGACCTTAAAAACCTCGTGGACGCACAGGAAGATGAGAACATGCAGCTGGGCTTTAAATCATTGAGTGAGGCTGTGCTGGACGTGAGGTCAATTCCTGCCAGGACAGCTTCTCTACCTCCATCCGAGACTGCACAAAATATGTTCAGGAGATGGCCCTCGAACCTTTCATCTAAGGCTGAATCATTCGTCAAGGGAGACGAAAGCAAAACATACGAAAGCGCCAGTGCTCTGTCCTTGGCAACATTTGCTTCGCTTCTGATAGAATTTGTTGCTAGACTAGGCAATCTGGTGGACTCCTTTGAAGAACTGAGTCAGAAAGCCAACTTCAAGGAGCCTGTCATCAACATGCCAACTGGTAAGAAAAGGGTCGGCACTTGGGTTGTCTAGGGTGATCATGTCGTTCATTATTACAGGGTGGTGGGGTCATTCTTGGTTCAACGACAACCATATTTACAGGAATTTCCATTAGATTTGGTGATAGATCTTGTGTCCCATCTGATTGTCAAATCGATAATAATTCGGTCAAGAGCCAAAAGTTCTCACTCCAAAGCATCTACCCAGCTCAATCAGTGGACTTATTGCTACTGTTAACTGTCAAGCATGTGAAAGTTGGTtcaaaatattcaacaaattAATCGAAAGATAATGATGAAGAGCTTGCTTTCACCCTCTC containing:
- the LOC18610514 gene encoding aluminum-activated malate transporter 4, producing MKMGSLKHDWADNSQARLPLLVSFRGDEDTGSRWTYLKVTRAKIKNSWDDLKDFGRKALEMGRSDPRKVIFAMKMGLALSIVSLLIFWKGSFEDIAQYSIWAILTVIVMFEFSIGATFIKGFNRGLGTLCAGILAFCFAELSLVAGKFEEGVIVISIFVAGFCASYLRLYPTMKPYDYGFRVFVLTYCILMIAGNRTRAYTEAILTRLVLIAVGAGVCFVVNICIYPIWAGESLHNLVVKNFKDLATSLEGCVNGYLKCVEYERIPSKILTYQASDDPLYNCYRSVVQSTSQEDTLLGFAVWEPPHGRYRMRNYPWENYVKVSGAVRHCAFMVMALHGCILSEIQASPERRKVFSSELQRVGTEGAKVLRELGNKIERMEKLSPGDILQTVHEAAEQLQKKIDQKSYLLVNSESWEIRARPKELEDLKNLVDAQEDENMQLGFKSLSEAVLDVRSIPARTASLPPSETAQNMFRRWPSNLSSKAESFVKGDESKTYESASALSLATFASLLIEFVARLGNLVDSFEELSQKANFKEPVINMPTGKKRVGTWVV